Proteins from one Triticum aestivum cultivar Chinese Spring chromosome 7A, IWGSC CS RefSeq v2.1, whole genome shotgun sequence genomic window:
- the LOC123154426 gene encoding bifunctional TH2 protein, mitochondrial: MRLLRLRLPLPALPPSPNPTTKSFFSLSSSWPGVTRTSPTSHHKQMSTTSSSAAAVAEGSAARRFWIAASSREAAFATYTPFLLSLAAGSLRLDSFRHYLAQDAHFLHAFARAYEMAEECADDDDDKATITALRKAILRELNLHSSVLQEWGVDPTKEIPPSPATTKYTDFLLATAAGKVDGGKGSDKMATPFEKTKIAAYTVGAMTPCMRLYAYLGKELGVFLKQDENHPYKKWIDTYAATDFESNALQIEELLDKLSVSLTGEELEIIGKLYQQAMRLEVEFFSAQLLEEPVVAPLSRYRDPKDKLVIFSDFDLTCTVVDSSAILAEIAILSHQKASQSGSDNVLDRTKSADLRNSWNMLSNQYMEEHEQCIQKLLPPEEAKSVDYDQLYKGLEVLSEFERQANSRVIDSGVLRGMNLDDIRKAGERLILQDGCRNFFKKIGETREKVNLDIHILSYCWCAELIRSAFSSVGCLDGVNIHSNEFTFEGSVSTGHINRKIESPLDKVEKFKIIKSDLDSITPSLSVYIGDSVGDLLCLLEADVGIVVGSSTTLRRVGKQFGVSFVPLLPGLVEKQRRLWKQEASIFKARSGVLHTVSSWSEVQAFILGNDSS, translated from the exons ATGCGCcttctccgcctccgcctcccgctgcCAGCGCTACCCCCAAGCCCAAATCCAACAACCAAATCCTTCTTCTCATTATCCTCTTCTTGGCCAGGAGTCACGCGCACCAGCCCCACCAGCCACCACAAGCAGATGTCGACGACCTCCTCCTCCGCGGCGGCCGTCGCCGAGGGCTCTGCCGCCCGCCGCTTCTGGATCGCCGCCTCCTCGCGGGAGGCCGCCTTCGCCACGTACACGCCCTTCCTCCTCTCCCTCGCCGCGGGGTCACTCCGCCTCGATTCCTTCCGCCACTACCTCGCGCAGGACGCCCACTTCCTCCACGCCTTCGCACGCGC ctacgagatggccgaggagtgcgccgacgacgacgatgacaagGCCACCATCACCGCCCTTCGGAAAGCCATCCTCCGCGAGCTCAACCTCCACTCTTCCGTACTCCAG GAGTGGGGAGTTGATCCTACCAAAGAGATCCCTCCAAGCCCAGCAACAACCAAGTACACTGATTTCTTACTTGCAACTGCAGCTGGAAAAGTTGATGGTGGGAAAGGTTCTGATAAAATGGCCACACCATTCGAGAAGACAAAAATTGCTGCGTACACTGTTGGGGCGATGACTCCGTGCATGAGGCTTTATGCATATCTTGGCAAAGAACTCGGCGTTTTCCTGAAACAAGATGAAAATCACCCATACAAGAAATGGATTGATACGTATGCAGCCACTGACTTTGAG AGTAATGCACTCCAAATAGAAGAGTTGCTTGATAAACTAAGTGTCTCTTTAACTGGTGAGGAGCTCGAGATTATTGGGAAGCTCTACCAACAAGCTATGAGACTGGAGGTTGAGTTTTTCTCTGCTCAGCTCCTCGAAGAACCTGTTGTAGCTCCACTTTCAAGATATCGTGATCCCAAAGACAAGCTCGTGAtcttttctgattttgatttgacaTGCACTGTTGTTGATTCGTCTGCCATTTTGGCGGAGATTGCGATTTTGTCACACCAAAAGGCTAGTCAGAGTGGGTCTGATAATGTCCTTGACCGTACAAAATCAGCAGACCTGAGAAATTCGTGGAAtatgctatctaatcagtacatgGAAGAGCATGAGCAATGCATACAAAAGTTACTTCCTCCAGAAGAAG CAAAGTCAGTAGACTACGATCAACTATACAAAGGTCTTGAAGTGCTATCAGAATTTGAGAGACAGGCAAATTCTAGGGTTATTGATTCCGGTGTCTTGAGGGGAATGAACTTAGATGATATCAGAAAAGCTGGGGAGCGGCTTATTCTGCAAGATGGTTGTCGAAATTTCTTTAAGAAGATTGGAGAGACAAGGGAGAAGGTCAATTTAGATATCCATATTCTTTCGTACTGCTGGTGTGCAGAGCTTATTAGGTCAGCCTTTTCATCAG TTGGTTGTCTTGACGGAGTAAACATACATTCCAACGAGTTTACCTTTGAGGGATCTGTTTCAACTGGTCACATCAACAGAAAGATAGAGTCTCCACTAGACAAAGTTGAGAAGTTCAAAATCATCAAAAGTGACCTGGATAGTATAACACCATCTTTGTCTGTTTATATTGGGGACTCAGTTGGAGATTTGCTTTGCTTGTTGGAAGCAGATGTTGGCATTGTTGTTGGATCAAGCACAACCTTGCGGAGAGTGGGCAAACAGTTTGGTGTTTCTTTTGTTCCGTTGCTTCCTGGTTTGGTAGAGAAGCAAAGGCGGCTCTGGAAGCAAGAAGCATCCATCTTCAAGGCGCGATCTGGAGTTCTTCATACGGTTTCTAGCTGGTCAGAGGTACAGGCCTTCATTCTGGGAAATGATTCCAGCTGA